The following DNA comes from Enterobacter sp. SA187.
TACTGCACATAGCCTGCGGCGGTCAGTAGTTTGTCGCCCTGCTCAAAAATATCCCACAGCGAATCATCATCCGGCAGCACCGGCGGACGCGAGCCAAACAGCGTGCCCGGCTCAATGGTCAGCTGATACCAGGAAAGATGCGGCGGGTTCAGGGCAATCGCCTGGCGCAAATCATCCAGCGCTTCTTCAAGAGACTGATTCGGCAGACCGTGCATCAGATCGAGGTTAAAACTGCGCAGCCCCAGCCCGGCGGCCAGATGCGCCGCCCGTTTTGCTTCGTCCGGCCCGTGAATACGCCCCAGACGGCGCAGCTTCTTATCGCTGAAGCTTTGCACGCCAATAGAGATACGGTTAACGCCTGCCCGCTGATACTCAACGAAGCGATCCGCTTCCACCGTGCCGGGGTTGGCTTCCATGGTAATTTCAGCGTCAGCGGCGAGGTTAAGACGCGCCCGCACGCCGTCGAGCAGGGTTTGCATCGCCGGACCGGAAAGCAGGCTCGGCGTACCGCCACCGATAAAAATGGTCTTTACTTCACGTCCCTGGGCATAGGCGGCATCGGCGTCCAGATCGCTCAACAGATGCGCCACATAGTCGTCATGGGGCACTTCGCCCTTTAACGCATGGGAGTTAAAATCGCAGTACGGGCATTTCTGCACGCACCAGGGAATATGAATATAAAGACTCAGGGGTGGCAAATTAGCCATTACGCATTGCTTCCAGTAACAGTTTCAGCGCCTGCCCACGATGGGAAATGGCGCTCTTTTCTTCGCGGGTCAGTTCCGCAGCGGTTTTGCCCAGCGAAGGGACAAAGAAAATCGGATCGTAGCCAAAGCCGCCGTTTCCGGCCTGCTCGCGGGTAATAACCCCCTGCCAGCTGCCGTGGCATACCAGCGGCGTCGGATCGTCAGCGTGGCGCATATACACCAGCACACAGTGGAACTGCGCCTGACGTTTATCGTCCGGCACGTCCTGTAATTCTTCGAGCAGTTTTTCGAGATTCTGCTGATCGGTAGCATCAACGCCGGAGAAACGCGCGGAGTAGATCCCCGGCGCGCCGCCCAGCACGTCGACCGCCAGACCGGAGTCGTCGGCCAGCGCCGGTAAACCCGTCACTTTCGCCGCATGGCGCGCTTTGATGATCGCATTTTCGATAAAGGTCAGGCCGGTCTCTTCCACGGAATCGACGCCCAGTTCCGTTTGCGCCACCACGTCGAGGCCGAAATCATTCAACAGCGAGGCAAGCTCGCGCACTTTACCGGCGTTACCGGTAGCGAGGACAACTTTTTGCATAGTGGATCCTAATTGAGTAATGCCGCGACGTCAGTCGGGATAGTTTGCGGATGAATAATTTTAACCTGCTTATGGCGGCCAAGTTCGCCTTTTTCAATCACCACCTGGCTTTTGGCGACGCGGAACTGTTTGGCGAGATATTTTACCAGATGCGCATTGGCCTGGCCGTCCACCGGCGGGGCGGTGATGGCGACTTTCACTTCGTCGCCATGCAGCCCGACAATCGCATCCCGGCTGGCTTTCGGCTGAATATACAGCCGTAAAACCAGCCCGTCTTCACAGGCGCAGACTGCACTCACAGCGCCATCCACAGCCCTGGCAGCAGCATATCGCCGGTCGACTGCAACAGCTCTGCGATACCCATATTGAGCACGTACAGCAGCAGCACGAGGATCATCGGCGAGAAATCAATACCGCCCATCGACGGCAGCAGGCGGCGGATTGGGCGTAACAGCGGATCGGTCAGCTGCATCAGCACGAACTCCACCGGGCTGCGGCCCTGGCTTACCCAGCTCATGATCGCCATCGCCAGCAGCACCCAGAAAATCAGCAGGCCAATGGTTTTAAGCAGGATCAGTACGGCGGCGATCCAGATAATCGGCTGGAAGGTCACCACCATAAACAGCACAATGGCTTTCAGCACGCAGAGCAGAAACGCAACCAGCAGCGAGGCGCTGTCAATCGGCCCCATCGCCGGGATCACCCGACGCAGCGGCCCCACCACCGGCTGGGTCACTTTAACGATAAACTGCGACAGTGGATTGTAAAAATCCACGCGGGCACACTGCATCCAGATGCGCAGCAACAGGATCATCGTATAGAGTTCAATGACCGTCGAGAGCAGGAAAGTCAACGTCTTCATGGCGTTCCTCAGTTTTCCTTATTTTTTGTGTAATCGCGCGCACCAAAGATAGCGGTTCCGATGCGCACCATAGTGCTGCCTGCCGCAATGGCGGCGTCCATATCGTCCGACATTCCCAGTGAAAGGGTGTCGACGGTGGGATAACGCGCTTTGAGCGCGTCAAATGCTACAGCCATTTGCCGTGCCACCGCAAACTGCCTTTCATAATCTGACACAGGCGCGGGGATCGCCATCAGCCCGCGCAGGCGCACGCCGGGCAATTCCGCCACCTGCGCCGCCAGCGCATCCAGTTCGTTCAGGGCGATGCCGGACTTGCTCGCTTCGTCACTAATGTTTATCTGGATCAGGATGTTAAGCGGCGCGAGGGTCGCCGGGCGCTGCTCGCTCAGACGGCTGGCGATACGCAGACGATCCACGGTATGACACCAGTCAAAATGCTCCGCCACCAGACGGCTTTTGTTGGACTGCAACGGGCCGATAAAGTGCCACTCCAGCCCGGCGACGCCCGTCTCCTGAAAGTAGCGGATCTTGTCGACGCCTTCCTGAACGTAATTTTCGCCAAATGCGCGCTGACCCGCAGCGACCGCATCTGCGACTGCGCTCGCAGGTTTTGTTTTGCTCACTGCAAGCAGCGTAACTTCTTCTGAAGCACGGCCGCAACGCGTTGCCGCCGCTGAGATTTTATCCCGAACCTGTGCCAGGTTATGCGCTATATCGTTCATGTTTCCAGGAGGCTTTATGGATATGGAAGAGATCGTGGCCCTTAGTGTAAAGCATAACGTCTCGGATCTACACCTGTGCAGTGACGGGCCGCCGCGCTGGCGACGACAGGGCAGGCTGGAGGCCGCGCCTTTTCCGCCGCCGGATCCCGATGCCCTGTTGCAGGCCACGCTCGACGAGCGGCAGCGTGACGAGTGGCGCACCCGGCGGCAGGTGGATTTTGCCGTTTCGCTCAATCAGCATCGCCTGCGCGCCAGCGCCTTTCGCCACCATCGCGGCATCTCGCTGGCGTTGCGCCTGCTGCCGGATCGCTGCCCGACGCTGGCGGCGCTGGAAACGCCGCCGCTGCTGAGCACGCTACTGGCGCGGGAAAACGGTCTGATCCTGGTGACCGGGGCGACCGGCAGCGGCAAATCCACCACGCTTGCGGCGATGGTCAATGCGCTTAATCATTCGCTGCACGGCCATATTCTGACGCTGGAGGATCCGGTGGAGTTCGTGCACCAGAGTGCGCAATGTCTGATCCAGCAGCGGGAAATCGGCCCGCACTGCGCCTCGTTTGCCGACGGCTTAAGGGCAGCACTGCGGGAAGATCCCGATGTGATTTTGCTTGGCGAGCTGCGCGATAGCGAAACCATCCGGCTGGCGCTGACGGCGGCGGAGACCGGGCATCTGGTGCTGGCAACCCTGCATACCCGTGGCGCGGCGCAGGCGATAGAGCGGCTGGTGGACACCTTTCCGGCGCAGGAAAAAGATCCTGTACGCAGCCAGCTGGCGGGCAGTTTACAGGCGGTACTGGCGCAAAAGCTGGAGGCTGACAGGCAGGGGGGCAGGGTGGCGCTGTTTGAACTGCTGGTGAACACCCCGGCGGTGGCGAATCTTATTCGCGAGGGGAAAACCCACCAGTTGCCCGGCATGATGCAGACCGGGCAGCAGGCAGGCATGCTGACCTTCGCCCAAAGCCACCAGCAGCGGGTGGCGCAGGGCAGGCTTTAAAGATCAGCGCACGTTCAGGGAGTAAACGGCGGGCAGCGCCCCGGCGGTGGCGACGATCTCCAGACGGATGCGCGTGGCGGTTTGCGGCGTCTCAAAATGGTGTTCGCAGACGGAGCGGTGATTGTTGCGCACCTCGGCAAGCAACCGCTCATCGGCCCACAGACGATAATGGGTGATGCAGTGCGGCGTCACGGCCTGATGATGGCCCATCTGCACCGTTTCCATAGCGTTATCAAAGTCATGATCCTGCACCAATGTCAGATGCCGGAAAGTATGCGGCGCGGGCCACTGCCAGGTCACCTGGGGCGCAGGATCCTGCGCGTCGGGCACCCAGCCGTTGCTGTACTGTTCCGGGCGCAGCCGCCCGTTAAGCAGGTTATCCGGGCTGAAACAGCGCAGCGGCGGATCCAGTCGCAGGGCGGGCATCACCTGATGTGGACGGCGGCGCGGTAGCCAGAAGTCGAACTCATCGACGCCGTAATCGCCGTCGGCGACCTGGCGGGTTTGCTTCGCGACGCGGGCATTCAGGCTGTTAAAGACCGTCATTATGCCCGGCAGTGCCGTGTCGGTAAGGGCGATCTCCACGTCGTCCTGCGCCTCAAAGGCGACGAAAACATACTCATCGCGATCGCTCTGCCAGCGGAAGGCGCAGCGGTGCTCGCCTTCACCGGCGACATGCAGCACGCACTGGTCATAATGCAGTTCCGGCGTAAAGTTGCCGGAGCGGGCGCTGCCCATCAGCGTTACGTTCACCGTCCGGCGCTGACCGGCGCGCAGGGTAAAGGTGAGTTCCGGCAGCGACGCCCCGGCTTTGATCGGCAGCAGCAGCGCCATGCTGGCAGAGAGCGACTGCCAGGCGCCGTTGGGTGGCAACTGGCTGAGCGGATATTCACTGCTGGCGCTCACGCTGGCGCCTGCCGCCGGGTCGATCAACTGCTGGCGCGGGATATAACAGCCGGTGGCCTGCAAATGCTGCTGGAGCGCGCCAATATTGTCGCGCCCGGCGAGCTGGCGCGGGGTGAAGCCCTGCTGGTGGCACAGCGCGGCGGCGCGGCCTACCACTTCCCCCAGCAAGCCGCAGGTGCACATCACCCGGGCGCTGCCAAAGGCGACGTGGGTGGCGGAAATCAGGCGTCCGGTTAAGAACAGGTTATCCAGCGAGCGGCTGTAAAGGCTGCGATAAGGAATGGTATAGGTGCCTTTACTGTGAAATTGTCGGCAGCCGTCGTGCGTGCTGTACACCCCGTCAGCCGGATGCAAATCAATCGACCAGCCGCCGTAGGCCACGGCGTCGTAGTGGTCACGCTGCTCAATAATGTCCTGCTGGCACAGCAGATGGTCGCCCACAAACCGGCGGCTTTCGCGCTTGCCGGGGATCGCACCCACCCACTCAATGGTCATGTTGACTGCTTCAGGGAACTGGCCGGAGTTTTTAATATGATCCCAGACGCCCCAGACGATTTTCCACAATTCCCATTTGATGGCTTCGCTTTCGTGCACGGTGTCGAGCCGTCCGCCCCATTCCAGCCACCACAGATCGCAGCCGTTCAGCGTCGAGGTCAGCCGCTTATAGCGCGGGATAGCGGTAATGTCAGGCAGCGCGAAAGAGGGCGGAACAAACTGCACCGGGCCGTCAGTCTGTTTGGTATAGAAATAGATCGAGTGGCCGAGCTTGTGGCCAAAGTTATCGCCGGGGGCCATTTTTTCGCCCAGCTCCGCCATATCTTCCGCGCCTTCGCGGTACTCCGCGCCCGCCAGATAGCCGAGCACGCCATCGCCGGTGGCATCGCAAAACTGGCTGGCGGCCACCTCATAAAAGGTTTCATTGATCGGGTTAAAGGCTTTGACCTGATGAATACACTGCTGATACGCCTCCACTTCAAACACCGCAGTATTAAGCAGCAGCGTCAGCCCCGGCTGGCTTTTCGCCAGATCCAGCAGCACCAGGTCGAACATCACCGGGTTACCCTCTTTGTTGCGCCAGAGGTTCTCTTCGAGGATCTCGCCCATGATGCCGCCTTCCCGCGACCAGCGGTTATTGTTGCCCATATGCGAGGTCGCGCCGTTAGCCCACAGCCGTACTTCGCTGGAGGCATTGCCTCCCAGCACCGGCCTGTCCTGGATCAGCACCACCTGCAAGCCGTCGCGCGCGGCGGCCAGCGCCGCGCAGAGTCCGGCAAGCCCGCCGCCGGCCACCAGCAGGTCGGTTTTCAGCTGCACCGTAGGGAAGGTTCTCGCATCGCGCTGGGGAAAGATTTTCATTATCTTGTTTCCTTCTGTACTGGCGGTAAAATCGACGTTCAGAACGCAAAAATGGAATGGGTGCCGCTCATGTCGTCTCAACCGAATCAAAGCCTGATTGACGGCATTCGCTGTCTGCAATACCTCGTCTCCAGCGGCCGGGCCATAGGTTGTCGCGAACTGGCGCGCCTGATGGGCATCAATACCACCCGCGTTAACCGTCTGCTGATGACCATGGCGTCCATTGGCCTGACGATGCAGGACGAACAGCGGCGTTATCTCCCCGGTCCCGGCATTCACGCGCTGGCGGCGCAGGCCATCCGCGGTTCAGCGCTCTTTTCCCAGGCGCTGCCGTTGCTGGAGCGCCATGCCCCGAAAGACATCGTGGTGGCGCTGGGCGTGCTCTGGGAGGATCAGGTGATTTATATCTATCACTCGAGTCCCGACAGACAGGGCAGCCAGGCGCTGGCGGGTTTTCATATGCTGCCCGCTTGGCAATCCGTCATCGGCATGTCGCTGCTGGCGGCGGAAAGCGACGAGGCGCTGATAGCGCGTTTTTCTCCGGAACAGTGGCAGCAGCTCGGTCCGCATGTGGCGCAACAGCGCGCGCTCGGACGCGTGATCTGGCATCACGATGACGGCGAAGTCTCAATGGCCCGCCCGCTCGGTTTTCACTCGGCGGCGCTGGCGTTTGCCGGGATGTGGCAGCCTGACGACAAACAAGTCACCGCCCGGCTGGACGCGCTAAACCAGCTCTGTATCCAGCTAACGCAAAAAGAGTGAGCGCCAAATCGGGCTACACTGTTTCTTTTATAGATACACTATCGAAAATGCAAAAAGCAGGGCCGTAAAGTGTGAGGACGATCGAGGGAATCGTCCCCGACAGCGCTCATGCGTGACGGGGAAGGGGGGATCAAAGATGTTGTTCGAAATAGCTTTCGAGGATGATCACCGCCGAAGCAGAATCGACGTTGCCTTTGGTGAGCGAGCGAAAGCCGCCGTGTTCAAACAGCCCTGAACGGGCTTCCACGGTACTCAGACGCTCATCGTGT
Coding sequences within:
- the hemW gene encoding radical SAM family heme chaperone HemW, which gives rise to MANLPPLSLYIHIPWCVQKCPYCDFNSHALKGEVPHDDYVAHLLSDLDADAAYAQGREVKTIFIGGGTPSLLSGPAMQTLLDGVRARLNLAADAEITMEANPGTVEADRFVEYQRAGVNRISIGVQSFSDKKLRRLGRIHGPDEAKRAAHLAAGLGLRSFNLDLMHGLPNQSLEEALDDLRQAIALNPPHLSWYQLTIEPGTLFGSRPPVLPDDDSLWDIFEQGDKLLTAAGYVQYETSAYAKPGYQCQHNLNYWRFGDYLGIGCGAHGKVTFPDGRILRTAKTRHPRGYMQGTYLDKQHDVAAEDKPFEFFMNRFRLLEAAPRAEFTRYTGLDEAVIRPQIDKAIALGYLTESAACWQITEQGKLFLNSLLELFLAE
- a CDS encoding XTP/dITP diphosphatase → MQKVVLATGNAGKVRELASLLNDFGLDVVAQTELGVDSVEETGLTFIENAIIKARHAAKVTGLPALADDSGLAVDVLGGAPGIYSARFSGVDATDQQNLEKLLEELQDVPDDKRQAQFHCVLVYMRHADDPTPLVCHGSWQGVITREQAGNGGFGYDPIFFVPSLGKTAAELTREEKSAISHRGQALKLLLEAMRNG
- the yggU gene encoding DUF167 family protein YggU; amino-acid sequence: MSAVCACEDGLVLRLYIQPKASRDAIVGLHGDEVKVAITAPPVDGQANAHLVKYLAKQFRVAKSQVVIEKGELGRHKQVKIIHPQTIPTDVAALLN
- a CDS encoding YggT family protein, coding for MKTLTFLLSTVIELYTMILLLRIWMQCARVDFYNPLSQFIVKVTQPVVGPLRRVIPAMGPIDSASLLVAFLLCVLKAIVLFMVVTFQPIIWIAAVLILLKTIGLLIFWVLLAMAIMSWVSQGRSPVEFVLMQLTDPLLRPIRRLLPSMGGIDFSPMILVLLLYVLNMGIAELLQSTGDMLLPGLWMAL
- a CDS encoding YggS family pyridoxal phosphate-dependent enzyme, whose translation is MNDIAHNLAQVRDKISAAATRCGRASEEVTLLAVSKTKPASAVADAVAAGQRAFGENYVQEGVDKIRYFQETGVAGLEWHFIGPLQSNKSRLVAEHFDWCHTVDRLRIASRLSEQRPATLAPLNILIQINISDEASKSGIALNELDALAAQVAELPGVRLRGLMAIPAPVSDYERQFAVARQMAVAFDALKARYPTVDTLSLGMSDDMDAAIAAGSTMVRIGTAIFGARDYTKNKEN
- a CDS encoding type IV pilus twitching motility protein PilT, producing MDMEEIVALSVKHNVSDLHLCSDGPPRWRRQGRLEAAPFPPPDPDALLQATLDERQRDEWRTRRQVDFAVSLNQHRLRASAFRHHRGISLALRLLPDRCPTLAALETPPLLSTLLARENGLILVTGATGSGKSTTLAAMVNALNHSLHGHILTLEDPVEFVHQSAQCLIQQREIGPHCASFADGLRAALREDPDVILLGELRDSETIRLALTAAETGHLVLATLHTRGAAQAIERLVDTFPAQEKDPVRSQLAGSLQAVLAQKLEADRQGGRVALFELLVNTPAVANLIREGKTHQLPGMMQTGQQAGMLTFAQSHQQRVAQGRL
- a CDS encoding FAD-dependent oxidoreductase, producing the protein MKIFPQRDARTFPTVQLKTDLLVAGGGLAGLCAALAAARDGLQVVLIQDRPVLGGNASSEVRLWANGATSHMGNNNRWSREGGIMGEILEENLWRNKEGNPVMFDLVLLDLAKSQPGLTLLLNTAVFEVEAYQQCIHQVKAFNPINETFYEVAASQFCDATGDGVLGYLAGAEYREGAEDMAELGEKMAPGDNFGHKLGHSIYFYTKQTDGPVQFVPPSFALPDITAIPRYKRLTSTLNGCDLWWLEWGGRLDTVHESEAIKWELWKIVWGVWDHIKNSGQFPEAVNMTIEWVGAIPGKRESRRFVGDHLLCQQDIIEQRDHYDAVAYGGWSIDLHPADGVYSTHDGCRQFHSKGTYTIPYRSLYSRSLDNLFLTGRLISATHVAFGSARVMCTCGLLGEVVGRAAALCHQQGFTPRQLAGRDNIGALQQHLQATGCYIPRQQLIDPAAGASVSASSEYPLSQLPPNGAWQSLSASMALLLPIKAGASLPELTFTLRAGQRRTVNVTLMGSARSGNFTPELHYDQCVLHVAGEGEHRCAFRWQSDRDEYVFVAFEAQDDVEIALTDTALPGIMTVFNSLNARVAKQTRQVADGDYGVDEFDFWLPRRRPHQVMPALRLDPPLRCFSPDNLLNGRLRPEQYSNGWVPDAQDPAPQVTWQWPAPHTFRHLTLVQDHDFDNAMETVQMGHHQAVTPHCITHYRLWADERLLAEVRNNHRSVCEHHFETPQTATRIRLEIVATAGALPAVYSLNVR
- a CDS encoding IclR family transcriptional regulator domain-containing protein, producing MSSQPNQSLIDGIRCLQYLVSSGRAIGCRELARLMGINTTRVNRLLMTMASIGLTMQDEQRRYLPGPGIHALAAQAIRGSALFSQALPLLERHAPKDIVVALGVLWEDQVIYIYHSSPDRQGSQALAGFHMLPAWQSVIGMSLLAAESDEALIARFSPEQWQQLGPHVAQQRALGRVIWHHDDGEVSMARPLGFHSAALAFAGMWQPDDKQVTARLDALNQLCIQLTQKE